AAACCTCAGGCCATCCCGGCAAACAAACCTGCAACGGTTGAAGTCAACAAGAAAAAAGCCGACATTGTTGAACTGCCTAAAGCCAGAAAAAAACCACAACCACCACAAAACAAGTGGATAAAGCTGGCCAGAAAACATCTGTTACACAAACAGGCTGGTCGCTGGTTTGTTGGAATGGTGGCAGCACCGTGGGCTCTGTCTGCGATTTACTACACCGGCTTTGCTTCTGATCGCTACGTATCTGAAGCCAGCTTTATGATTGAAAAGAATAACGGCAGCGGAAGCTCAATCGAAGGATTAAGCCTTTTTGGTGTTACCCCTCAGGCCAGCAACGACCAGCGCATTCTTGAAACCTTTATCAAGTCTCCGGATATGCTCTACTATCTGGACGAAAAAGCAGGCTTGCGACAGCACTACGAAACCGGCGACTTTTTATCCCGCCTTGCCTCTGAAGAGACCCACGAAGGTTTTCTTGAGTTTTATCGTGACCATATGCAGGTTCGGTTAAACGACACTAACGGTATGCTGGACCTGGAAATTCAGGGCTTCTCGCCTGAATTTGCTCAGAAACTAGCTGGACTGGTGCTGGAACGCAGTGAAGCTTTCGTTAATGAAATCAGTCATAACCTGGCTGGTGAGCAGCTGAAATTTGTGCAGGATGAGGTGGCCCTGTCCGAACAGCGCCTGAAGGATTACACCGCACAACTGGTCGCTTTCCAGAACGAAACCGGAATGCTCAGTGTCAGCGAACAGGGGGCAGCCCTGAACACCATTATGAATGAGTTGCAGGCAGATCTGATCCGTAACCAGACCGAACTGCAAACCCTCACTTCCTATCTAAACGACAGATCACCACAGGTTGTAGCACTTAAGCAGCGTATTAATGCCCTGCAAAAACAATTAAGCACTGAAAAGGATAGGTTAACCGACAGTGACGCTACCACCCTGAACGATTTGGCCGCTAAGCAGAAGGAATTGCAGCTTGATCTTGACCTTGCGACAAAGGCTTATTCGTCGGCACTGGTGGCCCTGGAAGGCGCAAGAACCGAAGCCAGCCGCAAGCTGAAACAACTGGTGGTAGTGAGTAGCCCGCATCTGTCAGAGGAAGCTAAATACCCAAGAGTTGCTTACACGCTAACCAACATTCTTCTTATTCTTTTGGCACTATATGCTTTGGTTCGTATGATGCGTGCAACCATTCGAGAGCATAGAGACTGATAAAAGTGCTATTGGGGAGGCAGCAACATACAATAATGGCTTTGAGCAACGTAAAACTTCAGGGTTAGTTTATGACATGCACCGACAAGCACTGGAACATGAAGCCCAATCATCGAATGGCTAAGCAGCTTGCTGTACGTGATCTGGCTTGTTTGGTCTACGATGCGGTTAATCTTGAAGGCGTTGCCATGACGCTTCCCGAAGTTCAAACGCTTCTGGATGGAATAACGGTTGGTGGGCATAAAATAAGCGACCAGAATATGGCTCTGAATCAGGCTGAAACCTGGAAACGTCTGTTTGCTCTGGTTGAGCAGAAGCAGTTTGCATTTTCGAAAGCTACCGCACTGCTTTTACACAGTATTGCGGGCAAGGATGAAGCTCTGGAGTGGGGCGTTTTTCGAACTGGTAATGTGACGATTAGTGGGTCAGAGTACGAGCCGCCTGCTCCCGGTGCGCTGGATAGCATCTGGAAAAGCATTGAACAGGATGTTGCCAAAAAAGATGATATTTACGATAAGGCAGTTGCCGCATTCTTACAGTTGGCAAGAGCCCAGTTCTTTTGGGATGTGAACAAACGAATGGGGCGATTTATGATGAATGGCATCTTGCTATCAGCAGGTTATCCGCTCATCAACGTTGTGGCTAAACGACAACAAGAGTTCAATCGCCTGATGCTGGATTTCTATCAGTCTAATGATATGCAGCCCATGAACGCATTTCTGAGAAGCTGCCTGAATCCAAAAATCATACAGAATTTTCAGACATAATTAGTTGGCTGTTGGCTGTTGGCTGTTGGCTTTTAGCTGTTGGTGGTTTCGATTTTGTTTTTGAGGCTGTTTATCATTTTGGCGATTTTGTTGCATTGGTTCAGGTAGTTTTGTTTTTCATGTGCTGACAGGTAACCGACCTGCTCAGCAATGGTTAGCTGAGTTCTTAGCTCAGCGCATGAGCCAAGGCTAATACAAAGGAACTGAATCTTTTCTTTGTTTCCTTTACGGCTCATACCCTCTGCAATATTGGAAGGAACGGACAGTGAGGATCAGGTGATCTGGTCTTTAAAACCAAAATCCCGACAATATTTAAAAGAGAGTATGACCTTAGTGCAAAGTTCAACGGCTTCTTGCCAAACCAGTAGTCGTTCAAAATTCATAATTCTTTTTTTTAAATCGTTAACAAAGTAGAAGCCCACTCACCATCTGTCCAGCCAAAAGCCAAAAGCCAAAAGCCAAAAGCCAAAAGCCAAAAGCCAAAACTATTTTTTCATAACTCAAAAAAGATAGCGCATAAGCTGTCATGATCAAGATTCCGAATTTTATGATATACAAACGAATAGCTGTTGCTTCTGCTGCGGCACTCATGCTCAGCCTCAATGCCTTTGCAAACACCCCTATGCCAGCACCAGAAACCTCTGGCCCTGAAGTGGTTGAAAAAGCCACCATTCACCCGGTATTCGGACAAAACCTTTTCAGCGGTTTTCGTAAAGCCGAGTTCAAAGGCTTTAACCCCGAGTACAAACTGGCGATTGGTGACAAAATCACCCTGCAAATGTGGGGAGCCTATGAGGTGTCTGTTGAATTAACCGTTGATGCCCAGGGCAATGTGTTTATCCCACAGGTTGGCCCGGTTCGGCTGCAAGGCGTTGCCAATAAAGACCTGAATAAAGTCGTTGAGAAAAAAGTTCGCAGTGTTTATCAGAGCAATGTGAACCTCTATGCCAGCCTGAACGCTACGGAACCCGTTAAACTGTTTGTCACCGGTTTTGTTCAGTCGCCGGGTCTTTATGGTGGTTTTTCCTCGGATTCTATTCTGGCCTTTCTGGCCAAGTCCGGCGGTATACGTCCGGAGTCTGGTAGTTACCTGAATGTTGAGCTGAAGCGGGGCAACAAAACCCGTGCGTTCTTTAATCTTTATGATTTCCTGCTGACAGGCACCATTGAGCAGGTACAGCTGCAGGATGGTGACACCCTGGTGGTAAACGGTCGTCAGGGCGTAGCGGCCTTTGATGGATTGGTGGAAAACCCCGTTCAGATCGAATTTGCCGGTGGTGAAATTGCCCTTAATGACGCTTTGCAAATGGTCGGCCTGATGCCGGAAGCGACCCATGTTCGCATTAGTCGTAACCAGCTGGCTAAACGTAATGTGGATTATCTGCCACTGACTGATGCAAAAAAGGTAATGATCAGCAGCGGCGATGAAGTCAATGTTGTGTCGGACAAAATGCCGGGTACGATCAGTGTTGCCGTAGAAGGGGAACACAACGGTCAGGCGATTTATATCCTGCCTTATGGCAGCACCATGAATGACCTGATGGCCAGGTTGCAGCCTAACGAACGCTCCAATATTGAAGCCATGCAGCTGTTCCGGGAAGAAGTCGCCCAGCGTCAAAAGGCGATGCTGGACGTACAACTGCAACAACTGGAACAGGCTGCCCTGTCTGCCCGAAGCAAAAGTGTCGGGGAAGCCCAGTTAAGAAAGTCGGATGCCGAATCCATTCTTCAATTTGTGAACAGAGCCAGACAGGTGAAGCCACGGGGACAGGTGCTGCTTGGTCACAACGACAACCGCATGGACGTGATGCTGAAGGATCAGGACCGGATTATTATTCCGAATAAAACCGTTCTGATACAGGTACATGGTGAAGTGATGTTCCCGAACGCCATGGTGTTTGATGAAGGAAGCGTTATAGACGACTACGTTAATGCTTCCGGTGGTTACTCACAAAAAGCCGACCAGTCTCGCGTGTTGGTCCTGCATCGGGACGGAACCATCTCCCGCATTGAATACAAAAACGGTTGGTTTAATAAAGGGCTGGCGAAATACGATGTGCAGCCGGGTGATGAAATTCTGGTGATGCCGCAGGTTGATGAGAAAACCATGCAGTACACCAGCGATGTGATGCGGGTGATTTACCAGGTGGCGATGAGCGCGGCAGTGGTACTGAGGTTTTAGTCGGTACTGTCTTAAAACCTATTAGGTAGCAAAAAAGATATAATGGTATCTGTTTTTTGGTATTGATTGCATAAAAAGATACTATAATATCCATAAATAAAGGATGTTTTTATGGATTTACTATCTCTGCTTACCCCGGTCGACACACAGCAAAAGCTGGCAGATCACATTAAAAAGAAGCGCAGGCAAAAAAAGTGGTCACGTCAGGCACTGGCTGAGCGAAGCACTGTTCCGGCTTCCACCATCAAGAAGTTTGAAACCACCGGGCAAATTTCCCTGCGACAGTTTTTGTTGTTATGGCAAAGCGTTGACCGGCTTGATGCGCTGGTTGCTCTTACCCGTGAAAGCGTGGCAGAGCCAACCAGCATTGAAGAGGTACTGAAAAGATGAGTACTCAAAAGCTGGATGTTCATCGCTGCTTCAGTAATGGTCAGCAACACTTTGTGGGACAGCTGGCTCAAAACCGGCAGGGTATTTATTTTCAATACGATGAAGACTACCTGAAGCAGTTTAACAGTCTGTCGCCTTTTACATTGGCCTTTAACAGTACATTGCATAAAGCGCCCGAAATGCCCCATCAGGGTTTGCACGGTGTGTTCGCAGATTCACTGCCTGATGGCTGGGGACTGTTGTTGATGGATCGGGTATTTCGTCAACATGGCCTATTACCTCAACAGATTACTCCCCTGGAACGCCTGGCGTATGTAGGACAAAGGGGGATGGGCAGCTTAAGCTACTCCCCGGTTTCCGATTATACGACCAAAGACGATAAAGCATTACAGGCTGTTTCAGTGCTGGGGCAGGAAGCCCGACGTATTTACGAAGGTCAGACTGAAGAAGTACTGGCCGCCCTTGCCAGTGCCGGTGGTTCAGGTGGTGCCAGACCCAAAGCCATGATCTACCTTGACCCTGATGATGCGAAGTGTGTGAGTACATCGGCTGAGTCAGGCTTAACCCCCTGGCTGATTAAGTTTACTTCGCAGAACTTGCCTCTGGGGCATGAAGAAGGCTTGTGCGAAGCCGCCTGGCTCACCATGGCAAAAGAAGCAGGTATCACAGTTCCCACATGGACACTGATTCACGAAACAGGCAACCCTGAAGCAAAGGGCTGGCTTGCGCTGAAGCGCTTTGATTGTCCGAATGAACAACCCGCTGGGCGTTATCATATGCACACCCTGTGTGGCTTAATGGACGCTGATTTCAGGCAACCTTCCATGGATTATGAAGACCTGATTAAAGTCACCCAGGTTGTGTGCCAAAGTCCGGCAGCGGCTCAGGAGCAATTTACACGAGCACTGTTTAACCTGTTTTCACTCAACCAGGATGACCACACTAAAAACTGGTCCTTTCTAATGGACGACGATGGTCAGTGGACTGTAGCCCCCTTTTATGATGTTACATTCAGTCCGTCACCTTACAGCCAGCACATGACCGCTTTTTGTGGTTACGGCAACCAACCTCCGGCAAAGGTTATTCAAAAGTTGGCAGAGCTGGCCAACTTTGGTAGTTGGAGTCAGGCAAAACAATGTATTGAGCAAGTGGCCGATGCTGTAGCCAGCTGGCCCGATCTGGCAAAGCAACTAAGCATCAAGACGACAACACAATGTCTGATCAGCCAGCAATTAAACGACTGCTGGCAACAGAATAAGCAGCTGCTTAAGTGAAACAGCACTTTTCTATACAGGTCAGTATGATGTGCTGTTTAAGTCGGGGGGGATGACAGAGGCTCTGTTTGCCAAAATTAGCAAAATCGTCGTAAACCCTCGCCCAATGCGGGCGGGGATATAAGCTATTGTCAGCTAACTACCGTTAAAGAGGGTTTTGTAATGCCAGAGCCATCCACATCTGACAAGGTTATCAACATGCACGAAGCAAAAAGCCGCTTATCCCAGCTGGGTGAGCTGGCCTGGCGTGGTGAGCGGGTGGTGATCTCAAAAGCTGGCAAGCCCTATCTGGAACTGGTTCCGTACCGAAAAAGAGAAGTACGCAAACCCGGTCGATTCAATGGCAAAATCCAGATAGCCGATGATTTTGACCAAACTGGTGAAGGTATCATTCAATTATTCGAGGGCAACGAGCAAGCCCCTCGGGTTGTCAGGCAGGCTATTTCACGATTTATGTTTGCGATCTCTATGTAACTGCCATCGCACCCAGAGAGCGACTAAAACCGTGGCGACAAAAAAGAAGGCCATAACCTGAGTGGCGGGGGTCATATCAAACATGATTACTCTCCAGTATCAGGCTGCGAAGTCTGGTTTGGAAATACAAAATCTGCAACTGACTTAACTAATTAATGATGAAGTTCGAAACGGTCTCTGTTATTGATCTGGTTGAATTGTTCGGTGGTGCTTAGAACCTAATAATGAATACATATATAGTCAAAATAGTATTTTCAGGCTATTTTGACTATATATAAGGTCATATAGGTTCCTATTGGTGCCATCATGGAGAACATAGGCAAAACATTCAAAGCCCGGCGGAAATCCAAAGGCTGGACTCAGACCGAACTGGCAAAGCGTGCCGGAACGACCCGAAGTGTGGTGTCTGCCATTGAGAATGGCCGCTACCGTGGCGCATTATGGGCGTTGACTAACTGCCTGGGTTTGCTGGAGCTTGAGCTGTCCGTCAAAGAAGCCACAAGGCCGACCTGGTACGAACTGGACGAACTCTTTGGGGACGATGAATGAAAGCCTTCCATAACTGGCCCGATAAAATAAACCCTGTTTATGTTCATACCCCACAGAGGCAGGCGGGTACTTTAAGCTTCGAACGTGGTTCCTACGCCTTTTCTTACCACGCTGACTCCAGTGAAGATATTTCGCTGACCATGCCGCAACAGGTAGCGTCGTATAACAGTGGGGTTTTACACCCTGTATTTCAGATGAATATCCCGGAAGGTTATGTACGGGAAAGGCTAACGGAAAAACTGCGCCGTTATGTAAAAGTAAACGACATGCTGTTTCTGGCGCTTCAACAGCATTGCGGTATTGGGCGCTTGTCTTACAAAAGTGACCTGATTATAGAAACTGAAAACCATGACAGCCTTGAGTCTCTGGTTAACTGGGACAGCCGCGAGAGTGCTTTTGAATACTTGCTCGATAAATACCTGCTTAACACCGCCGCCATTTCCGGAGTGCAGCCAAAGCTGCTGGTAAACACACAAAAGCCCAGTGAAAAGGGAACACTGATCGAGCCGGAGCTGATTGTTAAAACCGGTGGCGACGATTATGAGAATCTCGCACTCAACGAATATGTCTGCATGAGCATTGCCAGGGCTTGCGGCATCAGCGTTCCTGAGTTCTGGCTGTCAAAGAATAACGAACTGTTCATTATGAAGCGGTTTGACCTGAAAAACGGGCAGGCACTGGGCAT
Above is a genomic segment from Endozoicomonas euniceicola containing:
- a CDS encoding Fic family protein, whose amino-acid sequence is MTCTDKHWNMKPNHRMAKQLAVRDLACLVYDAVNLEGVAMTLPEVQTLLDGITVGGHKISDQNMALNQAETWKRLFALVEQKQFAFSKATALLLHSIAGKDEALEWGVFRTGNVTISGSEYEPPAPGALDSIWKSIEQDVAKKDDIYDKAVAAFLQLARAQFFWDVNKRMGRFMMNGILLSAGYPLINVVAKRQQEFNRLMLDFYQSNDMQPMNAFLRSCLNPKIIQNFQT
- a CDS encoding four helix bundle protein — its product is MSVPSNIAEGMSRKGNKEKIQFLCISLGSCAELRTQLTIAEQVGYLSAHEKQNYLNQCNKIAKMINSLKNKIETTNS
- a CDS encoding polysaccharide biosynthesis/export family protein, whose translation is MPAPETSGPEVVEKATIHPVFGQNLFSGFRKAEFKGFNPEYKLAIGDKITLQMWGAYEVSVELTVDAQGNVFIPQVGPVRLQGVANKDLNKVVEKKVRSVYQSNVNLYASLNATEPVKLFVTGFVQSPGLYGGFSSDSILAFLAKSGGIRPESGSYLNVELKRGNKTRAFFNLYDFLLTGTIEQVQLQDGDTLVVNGRQGVAAFDGLVENPVQIEFAGGEIALNDALQMVGLMPEATHVRISRNQLAKRNVDYLPLTDAKKVMISSGDEVNVVSDKMPGTISVAVEGEHNGQAIYILPYGSTMNDLMARLQPNERSNIEAMQLFREEVAQRQKAMLDVQLQQLEQAALSARSKSVGEAQLRKSDAESILQFVNRARQVKPRGQVLLGHNDNRMDVMLKDQDRIIIPNKTVLIQVHGEVMFPNAMVFDEGSVIDDYVNASGGYSQKADQSRVLVLHRDGTISRIEYKNGWFNKGLAKYDVQPGDEILVMPQVDEKTMQYTSDVMRVIYQVAMSAAVVLRF
- a CDS encoding helix-turn-helix domain-containing protein, which encodes MDLLSLLTPVDTQQKLADHIKKKRRQKKWSRQALAERSTVPASTIKKFETTGQISLRQFLLLWQSVDRLDALVALTRESVAEPTSIEEVLKR
- a CDS encoding type II toxin-antitoxin system HipA family toxin, whose protein sequence is MSTQKLDVHRCFSNGQQHFVGQLAQNRQGIYFQYDEDYLKQFNSLSPFTLAFNSTLHKAPEMPHQGLHGVFADSLPDGWGLLLMDRVFRQHGLLPQQITPLERLAYVGQRGMGSLSYSPVSDYTTKDDKALQAVSVLGQEARRIYEGQTEEVLAALASAGGSGGARPKAMIYLDPDDAKCVSTSAESGLTPWLIKFTSQNLPLGHEEGLCEAAWLTMAKEAGITVPTWTLIHETGNPEAKGWLALKRFDCPNEQPAGRYHMHTLCGLMDADFRQPSMDYEDLIKVTQVVCQSPAAAQEQFTRALFNLFSLNQDDHTKNWSFLMDDDGQWTVAPFYDVTFSPSPYSQHMTAFCGYGNQPPAKVIQKLAELANFGSWSQAKQCIEQVADAVASWPDLAKQLSIKTTTQCLISQQLNDCWQQNKQLLK
- a CDS encoding type II toxin-antitoxin system Phd/YefM family antitoxin, translated to MPEPSTSDKVINMHEAKSRLSQLGELAWRGERVVISKAGKPYLELVPYRKREVRKPGRFNGKIQIADDFDQTGEGIIQLFEGNEQAPRVVRQAISRFMFAISM
- a CDS encoding helix-turn-helix domain-containing protein; translation: MENIGKTFKARRKSKGWTQTELAKRAGTTRSVVSAIENGRYRGALWALTNCLGLLELELSVKEATRPTWYELDELFGDDE
- a CDS encoding type II toxin-antitoxin system HipA family toxin, whose product is MKAFHNWPDKINPVYVHTPQRQAGTLSFERGSYAFSYHADSSEDISLTMPQQVASYNSGVLHPVFQMNIPEGYVRERLTEKLRRYVKVNDMLFLALQQHCGIGRLSYKSDLIIETENHDSLESLVNWDSRESAFEYLLDKYLLNTAAISGVQPKLLVNTQKPSEKGTLIEPELIVKTGGDDYENLALNEYVCMSIARACGISVPEFWLSKNNELFIMKRFDLKNGQALGMEDFAVLMKKSGDDKYLGSYENVAKVVQLYTRDVEQTRRIFDYVAISCLLGNGDAHLKNFALLYDNINPVSGLRLSPLYDVVNTTVYETDSHDLALKMDKSREFPDRDRLIRYGKSIGVENPEQRLEEMADIARDFIDHFDRWSLFPALKTTLQASVSRAMSTSDVGVRFNVKRSKKRKTDRYL